A segment of the Polyangiaceae bacterium genome:
CTCGAAGCGGGAGCGAAGGCAGCCACGCCTCGCAGCTCCAGAACCGGCCCGCCGGTGAGCGGACTCGGTTGCTCTCACTTCATGCGGGCACTATTCTGCCCGGCAGTCAGCTTTGCTTGAGGTAGGTTCAGCACTGGTACGCTCAGCTCGTCGTTCGAGACTGCGCACCGGTGACTTCTAGCCTGGTCAGACCAGGAACTCTGCGGAGGAGATACACACATGGGGATCATGGATTTCGTCAAGGGCGGCGTGCAGCAGATGATGATCGCTCGCCCCGACGAGTACAAAGAGAAGGTCTTCTACAAGCATCCGGATCAGCAGTTTCCATTCTGGAGTCAGCTGACGGTCGATTCGGATGAAGTCGCGCTGTTCTTCAAGGACGGCACGGCTCAGGGGATCCTCCCACCAGGGCGCCATACCCTGAGCACACAGAACATCCCCTTCCTCGGTAAGTTCGTTTCCGAATTTACGGGCGGAAATGTATTCATCAGCGAGATCTTCTTCGTCACCACTCGACCGATTTTCCGCGATCAGAATAGCCAGCCGCTAGGCTTCGGCGGTCCGCTCGGGTCGATGCGCGACCCTGAGTTGGAGATCCGAGTCAACCCCAGGGCGTTCGGCACATACTCCTTCAAGGTTACGGATCCCGCGGTCTTCATTGGCAAGTTCATCGGCCAGAGTGGCGCGGTGGATCCCGATGTGGCGCTGCAGTGGGTGCGCGACCAGATCCTGATGGGATTGAAGTCCGTGCTGACCCGGATGATGAAGTCCGGGGATATCACCCTGATGGACCTCGGCGAATGCGGCCCGGACGTCGCCCGCGAGATCGTGCAAAACTGCCCAGACCTCACGGAAAAGGGTCTCCAGGTGATGGAGATCGCCAAGCTCAACATCAACCTGAGCAAGGAAGACGAAGCTCGCATCGACGAGTTCCAAGACCAAATCGTCCAGGCCAAGCTTGATCGGCGCAAGGCGAAGATTGGCGTCGGCACCGCAGAGGCCGAGGCACAGCAACGCCAGTTTGGTCTCGACCAGGACTTCTCGAACGCTCAACGCTACGTGAACCAGGTCGATATGAACCGCTATGGCCAGTTTGCAGGCGCGCAGGCGACGATGGGCCTCGGCGAAGGACTCAAGCAAGGCGGCGATGGCGTTTCCGCGGGGGTAGCGGGAGCGGGCATGATGGCCGGTATGGGGCTCGGCGCCGGCCTGAACGCGGGCGCTCACGGTTATCCTCCCCAAGGCTACCCGCCGCCCGGCTACGGCTATCCGCCGCCCGGTTATCCGCCCCAAGGCTATCCCGGCTATCCGCCTCCTGGCTATCCGCCTCAAGGCTATCCAGGACAGCAGCCCGGCTATCCGCCCCAGCAAGGTGCGCCGCAACAGGGTGCGCCCCAGGGTCAGGGTTATCCGCCTCAGCAGGGGTACCCGCCGCCTGGCTATCCGCCCCAGGGTTATCCTGGCCAGCAGCCGGGCTACCCGCCTCAGCAAGGTTATCCGCAGCAAGGCTACCCGCAGCAGGGCTACCCGCAGCAACAGGCCGGCGGCTACGGTCCCCCGCCTGGCGCGCCTCCCCAAGGCGCCGCGCCTCAGGGGGCAGCGCCTCAAGGGGCGCCGCCGCAAGGTGCGCCCGGTGGCGCGGAGTTCCCCGGTGGGCCGTGTCCCAAGTGCAACACGGCGAATGCCGCTGGCGCGAAGTTCTGCGCCGCGTGTGCGACGCCTCTCGGCTGAGTCGCTAGACCACTCCAAAGCAGCAACGCCCGGGCTCGATGAGCCCGGGCGTTTTTGCGTGGGTCGACCGACCGCTCGCACTCCGTGGGCGGCTGAGGTGGGGAAGACGATTCGGAGAGGCCCGCGCAGAGCGGAGCGCTGACGACCGATCTGCACGACCCTCGCACTCAGCAGATGCGGACAATCCGCACTTGGCCACCCGAGTGAGTGCCCCGACCGGGGACAATGGGCTAGGCTGACGCTCGAGGGTGAGCGAGACACTGTTGCTGTTCGGAGGGCACAAGGGGCCCAACGACAAGCCCGCGACTGAGCCGGAGCCGACTGCCAAGCTGTGTCCTGACTGCGGGCACCAGTTCTCGGGTGAAGCGCGGTTTTGCCCCTTCGACGGTGCCTTGCTCGAACACCGCGGCAAATGGGATCGCAGCGGCGATCCGCTGATCGGCAGCGTCGTCGACGGACGCTATGAAGTGCTCGACGTCCTTGGCGAGGGCGGCATGGGTACCGTCTACCGGGTCCGGCACACCACACTGGGTCGCGCTTTCGCCCTCAAGGTGCTGCGAAAGGATCTCGCCGGCGATCGCGAGTTGGCGGCGCGCTTCATTCAAGAGGCGAAGGCCGCGGCCTCGGTGTCTCACCCCAGCGTGGTTCAGATCACCGATTTTGGCGCACTGGACGGCGAGCAACCGTATTTCGTCATGGAAATGCTCGAGGGTCAGTCGCTGGGCTGGCTGATCCAACACGGCGGCGCCATTCCTGCCGCCCGCGCTGTGCGTATCCTGCGTCAAGTTGCCGAGGCATTGGGCGCCGCCCACGCGGCAGGCATCGTGCATCGCGACCTCAAGCCCGACAATATCCATGTGGGTTCGGCGGCGGGCAGTGGTAGCGACGTGGTGAAGGTGCTCGACTTTGGCTTGGCCAAGGTCGCTGGTGCGAGCCGACTCACGCGTCAAGGCATGGTGTTCGGGACGCCGCACTACATGAGCCCAGAGCAAGCCTCGGGCGGCACCGTGGATCACCGCGCCGACATCTACGCGCTCGGCGTGGTGATGTACGAGATGTTCACCGGGCGAGTGCCATTCGAGGCGGACAGCTACATGGGCGTCTTGACGAAGCACATGTACGTGGCGCCGACGCCGCCGAGTGAAGTCGTAGCGGCTGCCAGGGAGCTTGGCGCGCTCGAGGACATGACGCTGCGCTGCCTGCAAAAGAAGCCGCTTCAGCGCTTCCAAAGCATGGCGGACTTCATCGAGGAGCTGGACCGCGTTGCCCAGGTGAGCGACGACGGCAGTGTCTCGCTTCGCCCATCCGAGGCCGACGCGAGGCCGCTCGAAAACTTGCTTGCGGATGAGCTGGAGCCACCGAGTCCTGAGGAGCTGCGCATCGCCCGCGGGCGCTCGACGGAGTCTCACAGTCACGTCTCGATCGCTATCGCCGTGGCTGGCGCGGTCGCGCTGGTTGCGGCGGTGATTTGGCTCTTCACCCGAGGCAGCGACCCGAGCGCTGAGTCTGCAAAGGCCACCGCGAGCGCTACCGCGCTCGCGGAGACCGCGTCGTTGCAGCCCACGTCCACTCCAGCAACGACACCCGCAACCGCGGAGGCGGCCCCAACCGACGATACCGCAACGGAGACCGCGCCGAACCCCGTGGAAAAGACTGCGGAGCCAGCCAAGGCGAAGCCGACCCCCCGACGCGCTCCTTGGACGCAGCCGTACAATCCCGCCCCGCGCCCTGCGGCTACCCCCACTCAAACTGCCAAGCCCAAGCCGCAAATCGGCGGATCAGACATCGTCGATCCCTGGAAGTGAGAGCGGAGTCAGCGATCGCGCTGCTCAGGAACACGCACACTCACGCAAACCTCGCGGATCATTTCGTGGCGTGAGACGTATCGCATCCGGTGACTCAGCTTGACAGTACCCCTGGGTACCGCAAGGCTAAGCCTGCGCAGGAAGAAACGACGTGGCGAAGAAGCAACTACTGCTGGTCGATGCAGATCCTCGCAGTGTCCGAGTGCTCGAAGTCAGCCTCAAGAAGGCAGGCTACAGCGTCACGACGGCAGGCGACGGTGCAGACGCATTTGCGAAGATCAACTTCTCCACTCCGGACTTGATCCTCACCGACACGCGGCTACCCGGGCTCGATGGATACGAGCTCGTGCGGCGCCTCAAGGAGCAGCCGGATCTCGCGGGGATCCCCGTACTGTTCCTGACTAGCCAAAAGTCGGTGGAGGACAAGATCCGCGGACTCGAGCTTGGGGTAGAGGACTACCTCACGAAGCCGATCTTCGTGCGCGAGCTGATCACCCGGGTGAACATGCTGCTCGCGCGGCGCACACAAGAACGCATCGCAACCAGTCAGCCGCTCAGCGCGCGCACGCGCCTCTCGGGCTCGCTGGAGGACATGGGCGTGGTCGACCTGCTCCAGACCTTCGAGGTCAGCCGCAAGAGCGGTGTGGCGGTGATCCACGACGGCGCGCGTGACGCTTTCGTTTATTTCCGCGAGGGAAAGGTCGTCGACGCGGAGCTCGGTAGGCTTCGGGGCGAGGAGGCCGTCTACCGCGCTTTGATCTGGACCGAAGGCAGTTTCGAGGTCGAGTTCAGGCCGGTGCAGAACGAGGACATCGTTCCCACCTCCACCCAGGGCCTGCTGATGGAGGGCATGCGCCGAGTCGACGAGTGGGGTCGCCTGTGTGAGCAGCTTCCGTCGCTCACCACGGTCTTCGAGGTCGATCACGACGAACTCGTCGAGCGCCTCAACGAGATCCCCGACGAGCTGAACGGGATCCTGAAACTGTTCGATGGGCGCCGGAGTCTGCTGCACGTCGTGGACGAGAGCCCGTTCGAAGACCTGTCCACGCTCGGCACCATCACGAAGCTCTACTTCGAAGGTCTGTTGATCGCGTCCGAGTCCCAAGGCCTCGGCGACGATCCAGTCCACAGCGACGAAGTCGTTCCAAGCATCGAGCACGAGAGTCAGCCGAAGCTCGACGTCGCGCTGGTGGAGGCCGTCGTACCAGAGCGCCACTCGCCCCCCCGAACCAAGACGGCCGAGCCCGTGCCGGATCTTGGGATCTTCGACGCTGAAGTGGATGGCGCCGCAGCGGAGGCTGAAGCAGCACGTCCTGCAGCCACTCCCGCGGCTGCTGCGCGCTCTGCCAGCACCGCGCCGTCTCAGCGCGCTACCCTCGCCACCGCCGCAGACGCCGCGATGGAGGCGCTCGATCGCCTCGCCGCGGAAGCGGCGCCAGCGCCGTCGCCCAAGCGTACGCCCCTGCCAACGACCACCAAGGAAGGTCGCGTTGGGATCTCCACCCAAATGGGGCTCGGCGAGGCGACGATCACCGATCCAGGTGCGCCGCCCATGCGCGCCGGGTGGACCGCGAAGCCAACCCTGGCTGATTCGCCTGACGCCCGCGCTGCGGTCGCGATCGCGCGCAGCGCCATCGAGTCGCAACTCCCGTCGACCAAGGGCGAGTCGCCCCAGGCCAAGCTCGAAGCCAAGGTGATTCCATTTCCTCGAGGAAGCGGAGAAGAGGGCGCGAGCAAGGCCACGCGCATCATGGGCAGCATCGAGCTCCCCGAAGAGGCGAGCCCGGAGACCCGCGCCGAAGCGCCTCGCGCCCGCCGGGAAAGCCCGCTGCCCGCTACCGGTGTGGAGCCGGCACCGCCTTCGGCCCGCACTGATCCCGCGGAGATGAAGGCGGAAAAAACCGCGGCCGAACAGGCGGCGCCCGCAGCCAAAGACGAGCTGGAAGAGGAAGCGCCGATCACCCGCGCTTCACGCCCCCGCACGAAGACCGCGCCGTTGCCTGCAGCGGCCGAGCAGGCGCCTGTCGTCGACGACGCGGAGAGGGGCTCCAGTCACGAGCACGCCCACGACCACGAGCACGAGGCCGCGTTCTTCGCCGACGGCGAGACTGGGGAGTACGAAGGCGGGCCGCGCAGCATCCCTCCGGGCGAGCTCGACCTCGACCTCGATGAGCCGTTGGTCTTGCCCCAGCGTAGCCCGGAGCAAGAGGCGCGGCGGAGCCGGTTCATGCGCGTCGTTGCGCTGGCCGTCGGCTTTGCAGTCGGTGTGTTCGTGTTCGCCATGATCTTCAAGGGCAACAAGGAGGAGCCGACGCCGGCCGCCTCCACTTCGGAGACACGCGGCGAACCGGCCACGACGTCTCCCGCGATGAGCGAGAAGCCCACGCCTCCAGCCACCGTGGACCCTGCACCCGAGGCGACAGCGGAGCCTGAGCCGCAGGAGCCCGAGGCGAAGGAACCAGAGGCCAAAGAGCCGGAGCCGGTCAAGGAGACCGCCCCTGAGCCCAAGGCCCAGCCAGCTGCCGCCCGGGAGCCCGCCGCTCGTCCGCCCGCCGCTCGTCCGCCGGCGGCTCGCCCCCCGGCGCCGCCAGCCGCCGAACCACCAGCGCCGGCGCTGCCTCCGACCCCGCCAGCTTCCACAGGGAAACCGCCGACAGCGTCCTTTCCGACGAACTGAGCAGGCCGCCACGCCGCCCTTGGCGCAGCCCCGGGCCCTGCTAAGGCAGCGGCTCTGGTTTGGGCAGCAGGTGATGCGGGATCGTCTTCAAGAAGCCTCGAAAGAAGTAGCTGAAGCGCCCCATCGAGTCGGAGTAGAAGACGGAGGTTCGCGGCACTTCCGCGAGGTGCGAAGTGCCTAGTGCAATTGGCGCCCCCGTCGCGGTGAAGGCTGCGTCGTACCCCGCCTCGGTCACCAAATCTCGAGCTCGGCGATCCATCGACCCCAGCGGATAGAAGTACACGCTGGGGCTCACCCCCAAGCGCTGTTCGAGCAACTCCCTTGAACGAGTCAGCTCTTCATCCACGAGCTTCCTTGGCAGGTTCTTCAACCCGCGATGACGATGGCCGTGGCTTGCGACTTCCACGAGACCAGAGTCATGCATCTCCCGGACCTCTTCCCAGGACATGGTAAAGCGCTTCTTGTCTTCCACTAGCCCAGTAGTGATCCCCAGGGAAAAAGGCAGCTTCAGCCGCTTCAAGATCGGCCACGCACGGTGGTACACGCTGCTCATCCCGTCATCCATGCTGATCACGGCGACTCGTTCGGGCAACAGCAGCTTGCCACGCAGGAAGAGCACCAGCTGGCTCAGGTGGACCACCTCCACCCGATTCTCCTTCAGCCACTCCATCTGCTGCTTGAACGCAATGCTCGACACGCTCAGCGGATCACTACCCCGGTCGAAGCCGTGATAGAGCAAGACCACCGCGCGCGTGCGGTGTGCCTCGACCACGGGATGCGCGAACTCTGGCGATGGAGATGCTGCTGCCGGAGATACGGTCGCTCGACTTGTTGCCGTGGGGAAATGGGTGTCGTCGCTCTCGACGCCTGGAGTGAGCGGCACCTCTCCCTTGGAAGCCAGCTCCGGCGAAGGGTTGCGGTCGTCGCTCGCGCTGGGACCCGCGGCACGAGCCGTTTTCGGCTCACTTGCTGCCTGGTTAGGGGGGGAGGTGCGTTGGCTTCCGCCGCACGCGATCATCAAGCCACCGGCCAAGAGCGCACACTGCGCGAGGCGACGACGTGGCTGACGGTGCGTGCTCACAACCATGGAGCCTGAGAGTGTAGGCGATGCCTACTCGCTGCCAACCCCTCGCCGCGAATCCGTTGCCACCATCGCCCACACGGTCGGACAGCTTCGCACCTGAAGTTCAATGCGAACGGGAGCGCACTCGGGGGTCGAGCAAGGCGTAGGAGAAGTCGACCAGCAAGTTCGACAGCACCACGGCGACGGCGAACAGCAGCACCACACCGACCACCACCGGCCCGTCGCGGTCGAAGATCGCATTCACCGTGAGCGTGCCCACTCCGGGCCAACGAAAAATGCGCTCAGTCACGATCGCGCCGCCCACCAGGGTGCCGATATTCATGCCGATCACCGTCACAAGCGGCACCAGGGCATTGCGAAGCGCGTGCTTGAACACGACGACAGACTCCGACAAGCCCTTTGCTCGCGCGGTGCGCACATAGCCACTGCCGAGCAGCGTGAGCATCTCGTCGCGCACCAAGCGCGTGTAATAGGCGGCGCCATACAACCCCAGGGTGAGGGAAGGCAGGAAGGCGGACTTGAGCAGCTGCGATTCATCCCCCGAATAGACCAGCGGAAACCAGTTTAGCCAGCGCGCGAAGACCGCTTGCAGCAACAACCCCGTGAGGAATGTCGGCGCGCTGATGCCAATCAGCGTCAGGCCGACGGCCCCCCAGTCGAACACGGTGTGCCGTCGGTATGCCGCGAGGACTCCGAATAAGATCCCTACGGAAAGCTGGATGGCAAGTGCCAATACGCCTACGAGGAACGTCGGCCCGATCGCGCTGCCGAGTAGCTTCGTCACGGGTTGCCGTTGCAGGTAGCTCTCACCGAGATCGAGGCTCACCGACCCCACGAGCTTGGTCGCATTGGGGTGAGACTTCTCGTCGCCCCCCACGCGCACCATCTGCGTGAAGAAGCGCCCGTAGCGCACGTAGAGCGGCTGATCCAAGCCGAGCTGTTTGCGAATCACTTCCACGTCGGCGGGGCGCGCTTGAGGACCCGCCATGACCCGAGCCGGATCACCCGGCAGCCAGTTGAAAATGAAGAACGTGAGGGTCAATACGGCCCACACCGTGAACACGGACCAAGCCAGACGGGCTGCGAGTCGCTGCAGCATTCAGCGGCCCCCTCTGCCGAGGCCCATACCGAGGCTTGCAGGCAGCGCGCCCCTGTCGCATTGCGTCCCGGGGAGCAGGCAGGCGACCTTACGCTGGAGCTGCGTCGTGTCGATCCAGCTCCAGCGCACGCGTTGAGTCATCACCGGGTGTGGGTGGTAGCCGTGGACGTACGGCTGGGTGACTTCGTAGTAGCGCTGGGCATGAGTAAACACCCAGGGCGCCTCCTCGGTGACAATCGCTTCCGCGCGGCGATACATGCGCTGACGCTCAGCGGCGTCGGAGCTACCACGTGCCTTCTTCATCAGCGCGTCGAGCTCTTGATTGCTGAAGAAGGAGCTGTTCTGGCAGTTTTCTTCTGCGATGGCGTCGCTCGAGAGGGTCGACTCGAAGAAGTTGCTGGGCTCGGGAAAGTCCGGGTGCCAGCCGGTGGTGCCCATCACCGAGGCCCCACGTCGACCCGTGAGCGCTTGAAAGGTGGGCCAGCCAACGAGGCGTAGGTTGATCCGGATGCCGATCTTCTTGAGCTCTTGCTGGGTGATCTCTGCCGTCTGTTGCCCAAAGGAGTCCACCAGCGCGAGGTAGTCTATCTCCTTGGGGTAGCCGCCTTCACCAGTCTTCGGGTCGTACGGATAGCCGGCGAGGCGCATCTCTTCCAACGCAGCGTCGAGGTCGTAACGCTGAGCGGGGTAGCCCGGTGTCGCGGGGATCACCACGTTTGGCACTAGCTTGTACTGAGGCACGATTTGCCCCGGGCGGATCGCTGCAATGTGCTCGCGATTGATCGCGAAGGCGACCGCGCGGCGCATGTGACGGTTATTGAAGGGCGGGATCTCGGTGTTCATGAACGCGCCGAACACCGTGTGGGGCGCCTCCCACTCGCCGTAGGGTTCCCAGCGGCTGTCGCCGCGCAGCCGCGCCAAATCCGCGCGGCTAAACTCGCGCACGTAGTCGTACTCGCCGCGCTCCAGCTTGTAGCGCTGGGTCAGCGTCTCGACCTTCAGCTCCCACTCGACGCCGTCGAGGTAGGGCTTTCCCGGCTGCCAGTAGCCCTCGAAGCGCTTGAACTTGACGTACAGGTTCGGCTCGTAGCGCACGAGCTCGAAGGGGCCGGTGCCGCAAGGCTTGGAGCCAAATGCGTTGCTCCAGGTCTCACCGGCGCTCTTGCACACCGGAGCGACCAGCTGCAGGGCCAACACGTGGAGAAAGGTGGAGTCCGGCTCGGAGAGGTCGAAGCTGACGGTGTACTTGCCGTCGGCATGTACACCGAGCTCTTTGCTCTTTCCCTTGCGGTAATCTTGGTAGCCGGCGATGCGATCGTAAAAGCTCGCGGGGCTCGGAGTGTCAGGGGCGAGGGTGCGCCGCACGCTGCGAACGACGTCGTCTGCGGTGAGTTCGCTGCCGTCGTGGAACAGTACGCCGCGCCGCAGCTGAAAGACGTAGTGCTTGCCGTCCGGAGACACGCTGTACTTGTCAGCGAGCTGAGGTACCAGGTTTCCGACGTCGTCGTAGGTGAGCAACGTGTCGAACATCAGGTTTCCGAGCGCGGCGTTCGTGGTCGAGAAGCCGGTTGCCGGATCCAGCGTACGGATGCCGGTGAAGAAAGCCGTGCGCAGTGTCCCGCCACGCGTTGGCGACTCACCCACGCGCTTACCGATGGGCGCCGACAGCTTTTCGTCGCAGCCCAGGGTGGCGCATAGCACACTCACCCCCAAGACCAGCCTCGCTAGGCCTTGATGAAGACGCACGTATCCGTGAGGAGATGTTCTTGCTCCGGGAGCGAACAACGGCGACTGCTCAGTTTTCATTCGGGTCCAAGGCATCGCGTAGGCCTTCTCCGAGGAGGTTGAAACCGAGCACGCTGAGCAAGATCATCACTCCCGGGGCGATCACCAAGAGCGGTCGATCCGCGATCGCCGACTGACCTTCTTGCAGCATGCGACCCCAGGTGGCCGTGGGCGGCGGTAGCCCGACCTGCAAGTAGGAGAGCACGCTCTCCGCGATGATCATCGCGGCAACGTGGGCCGTGGCGATCACGATCAGCGGACCGATGACGTTCGGCAGCAGGTGCTTTCTGGCGATGCCGAGGTCGCTCTGCCCGAGCGCGCGGGCGGCTTCGATGAAGTCCAAACCTCGAAGCTGGAGGACCTTGGAGCGAATGATCCGCGCGGTACCGAACCAGCTGGTGAAACCGAGCACCAGGAGCAGGGTGGTGAGCGAGACGTCTCCGAGCGCCACGCCAAGCGCCATCACGAGCACCAGGTAGGGCAAGCTGAGGCCGATGTCGACCAGGCCCATCAGCGCTTGGTCCACGACCGCCCAGCGAGTGCCCGAGGTCCAACCCGAGAGCAGCCCTACCGCCGTACCGACCAAGGCGCTCAGCAAGGTCGCGACGAACCCCACGGCGAGGGAGATGCGCGCGCCGTGAGCCAGGCGACTCAGCTGGTCGCGAAACAGCTGGTCCACGCCAAGCCAGTGCACCGCGCTCGGCCCGACGGGCTCTCCAATCGCGTCGCGTCCGCGGTCGAAGTCACTCAGGTTCGGGTCGAAGCCAGTGAGCAACGGAGCGAGGAGCGCGAACACGATCAAGAAGACGACCAAGCCAGCCCCGAGCGCAGCTCCGCGATTCCGCTTGAAGCGCGTGAAGGCTCGGGTCTCCGCCATGCAGCAGAAGTAACGCGATGGGGCTATGGGTTGCAATCGCGACCACGTCCGAGAGCGCGAGTCGTGATTCAGCGCCTCAGAACATGCTGGCGCGCTCAGCCTTCAGGAAGCGCGAGAGCACGCGCCCGACTTCTTCGGGGCGCTCCTCCTGCGGCGAGTGCCCGGTGTTCATCAGCTCGAAACCTGCGCCGTTGAGCGTCTTCGAGAGCTTCTGCCCGAAGCCGCTTGGGCAGAGCTTGTCGTGGCGTCCCCAGATCACCAAGCTCGGCACGGCGACCCGGGCGGTGTCCGCGATGATGGGTCGGGTGTCTTCCGTGGCCCGCAGCGTAGCCAGCGCGCTACCGCGCGCCGCCGGCGTGTTGAAGCAGTCGTAGTAGTGGTCGAGGCGTTCGCTATCGATGGGCCCCCCACCGGTGAGCCGCTCGCGGAAGTAGGAGCGAAAGCTCGTGCGACCCAGGAACTGCTTGAACATCAGACCTCCCAGCAAGGGCCACGCCGCGAGACGGCGACTGTAGTCTGCCGAGGTGACGAAGCAGGTCGGATTGATCACGACGAGTCGGCTCACTAGCTCTGGGTGCCGCGCGGCAATAGCGATGGCGATGGAGCCGCCCAGGTCGTGTCCCACGAGCGCCGCTCTGCCGACACCAAGTCCTGAATACAAACCCGCAACGCAGTCCGCGAAGGCATCGAAGTTGTAGCTGAAGCGGCTGAGCGGCGGCTTCTCGCTCTCGCCAAAACCGGGCAGGTCCGGGGTGATGACGCGGAAGTCTTCTTCTAGCTCGGGCGTGACGCGCGACCACGTTAGGTGGTCCATGAACAAGCCGTGTAGAAGCACCGCAGGCGATCCGCTGCCGGTGTCCGCGACGCGAAGCCTGGCGCCTCCCGCGGTGACGTCCCGATAGCGCGTCAACGCCATGGGCAGGGAATCTAGTACAGCTCAGCCTGCCTTGGGGCAAAACCGGTCGTTTGAGTGATCGAGGCGTGTTTCCAGCGGGCGACTCCAGCGTGGGGAGGGCGTTTCCTCTCGCAATCTCCGCAACTCTCGGCCGCATTGACCGAGGGAACACCCATGCGCAAACGCTATCGTCGTCGAGTCGTGGGCTATGAACTCCTGGAGCGCCTGGGGCAGGGGGGATTCGCCGAAGTGTGGCGAGCGCGCCAGTTTACCGACGGGTTCAGCCGCGATGTCTGCATCAAGCGAGCGCGCGGCTTCGACAGCGGGGTACGCCGTGCCCTGGCGGAGGAGGCGCGTTTGCTTGCGATGATATCGCACGGAAACATCATCCGGCTCTTCGACGTGCTGGAAGACAGCCACGGGCAACTCGAGCTTTGCTTGGAGTACGTGAACGGCTGTGACGTCGCTCGCCTGCTGCGAGGTGCCTCAGTTCGCCCAAGCCTCGATCTCCTAGTCGCACTGGGCGCGGCCATCGGTGAAGCGCTCGTCGTGCTTGGGTCCATCGACGGCGGCGTCGTCCACCGAGACTTGTCGCCTCACAACGTGATGGTGGGGCGAAACGGCGAGGTGAAGCTGATTGACCTCGGGATCGCTCGCGCCGCCGCGCGGGAGGCATGGACC
Coding sequences within it:
- a CDS encoding ABC transporter permease, translated to MAETRAFTRFKRNRGAALGAGLVVFLIVFALLAPLLTGFDPNLSDFDRGRDAIGEPVGPSAVHWLGVDQLFRDQLSRLAHGARISLAVGFVATLLSALVGTAVGLLSGWTSGTRWAVVDQALMGLVDIGLSLPYLVLVMALGVALGDVSLTTLLLVLGFTSWFGTARIIRSKVLQLRGLDFIEAARALGQSDLGIARKHLLPNVIGPLIVIATAHVAAMIIAESVLSYLQVGLPPPTATWGRMLQEGQSAIADRPLLVIAPGVMILLSVLGFNLLGEGLRDALDPNEN
- a CDS encoding alpha/beta hydrolase; the protein is MALTRYRDVTAGGARLRVADTGSGSPAVLLHGLFMDHLTWSRVTPELEEDFRVITPDLPGFGESEKPPLSRFSYNFDAFADCVAGLYSGLGVGRAALVGHDLGGSIAIAIAARHPELVSRLVVINPTCFVTSADYSRRLAAWPLLGGLMFKQFLGRTSFRSYFRERLTGGGPIDSERLDHYYDCFNTPAARGSALATLRATEDTRPIIADTARVAVPSLVIWGRHDKLCPSGFGQKLSKTLNGAGFELMNTGHSPQEERPEEVGRVLSRFLKAERASMF
- a CDS encoding serine/threonine protein kinase, with translation MRKRYRRRVVGYELLERLGQGGFAEVWRARQFTDGFSRDVCIKRARGFDSGVRRALAEEARLLAMISHGNIIRLFDVLEDSHGQLELCLEYVNGCDVARLLRGASVRPSLDLLVALGAAIGEALVVLGSIDGGVVHRDLSPHNVMVGRNGEVKLIDLGIARAAAREAWTASGVVKGKPMYLSPEQARGEVLRPSSDAFALGVLLYELASGVNPWGTEPWSHPARLSWRRPAELGSLRPDLPLGFCSVVHALLAERPDDRPLAAAVPPALLSCLETRSVDFSVPVARAVRSATARRTEALETTTERTLEVTALDYPLP